The proteins below come from a single Candidatus Flexicrinis affinis genomic window:
- a CDS encoding sugar ABC transporter substrate-binding protein, with the protein MSRSSHRLLVVLLSLALLVSVGAVGMAQDTTVITFWKHSHPPADPLTEELIAEYEAANPGIDIQLELISSADYINRVLTAAAGGQLPDIFDINDANHAILTANGILAPVDVAAFGFETQEEFEAAYVPDSLNPFKGEDGQVYGIPFEYNSWIMVINDAMFREIGLDPETDYPKTWEEVGEIGAQIAQVNNGVFERQGFAWNLVTPGWTMLLFSPLVYQGGGSILTEDDKGDACALNEPAGVAALQTMQDMYYKYGAGAPGINLSTAQDAMIDFYQERIGMWILGPWAVPQLTPVGDDLRLIPLPQMTDAERNVVMLSSWVWTVNAASEHTDIAWDFVDYASQQGARWLPTAGYILPRVGWTDDPSVPEFPGLDVFIDQMQYGRPRLIHPRQGEIGTIIHQYVQDAILNNLDAQETLDNACEEINAALAG; encoded by the coding sequence ATGTCCAGATCGTCTCATCGTCTCCTAGTAGTCCTACTTAGTCTCGCCCTGCTGGTCAGCGTCGGCGCTGTCGGCATGGCGCAGGACACCACCGTCATCACGTTCTGGAAGCACAGCCATCCGCCCGCCGATCCGCTCACTGAGGAGTTGATTGCGGAATACGAAGCGGCCAATCCGGGAATCGATATTCAGTTGGAACTGATCTCCAGCGCAGACTACATCAACCGCGTACTGACCGCCGCCGCTGGTGGTCAGCTTCCCGATATCTTCGACATTAACGACGCCAACCACGCCATTCTGACCGCCAACGGCATTCTCGCCCCAGTCGACGTCGCGGCGTTCGGGTTCGAGACTCAGGAAGAATTCGAAGCGGCGTACGTGCCCGATAGCCTCAACCCGTTCAAGGGCGAGGACGGTCAGGTGTACGGCATCCCGTTCGAGTACAACTCGTGGATCATGGTCATCAACGACGCCATGTTCCGCGAGATCGGCCTCGATCCGGAAACCGACTATCCCAAGACGTGGGAAGAGGTCGGCGAGATTGGCGCGCAGATTGCTCAGGTGAACAACGGTGTGTTCGAGCGCCAGGGCTTCGCGTGGAATCTGGTGACGCCGGGCTGGACGATGCTGCTGTTCTCGCCGTTGGTCTATCAGGGTGGCGGCTCGATCTTGACTGAAGACGATAAGGGCGATGCCTGCGCGCTGAACGAGCCAGCGGGCGTTGCGGCTTTGCAGACGATGCAGGACATGTACTACAAGTACGGCGCCGGTGCGCCGGGAATCAACCTGTCGACTGCACAGGACGCGATGATCGACTTCTATCAGGAGCGAATCGGCATGTGGATCCTCGGCCCGTGGGCCGTCCCGCAGCTGACGCCGGTGGGTGACGATCTGCGCCTGATCCCGCTGCCGCAGATGACCGACGCCGAGCGCAACGTCGTCATGCTGTCGTCGTGGGTGTGGACGGTCAATGCCGCGTCCGAGCACACGGACATTGCGTGGGACTTCGTCGACTATGCCTCGCAGCAAGGCGCGCGCTGGCTTCCGACCGCTGGCTACATCCTCCCGCGCGTTGGCTGGACCGACGATCCGTCCGTGCCTGAGTTCCCGGGCCTTGACGTGTTCATCGACCAGATGCAGTACGGCCGCCCGCGCTTGATCCACCCGCGTCAGGGCGAAATCGGCACGATCATCCACCAGTACGTGCAAGATGCGATCCTGAACAATCTCGACGCACAGGAGACGCTCGACAACGCGTGCGAAGAAATCAACGCCGCGCTTGCCGGCTAA
- a CDS encoding DUF86 domain-containing protein, producing the protein MNDIVDHINRIEPHSALSLDELRASPSARDAVLYNLIIIGEAVKGLPKDLTNAYSDIEWAQIARFRDRAVHYYHRTSDALVLETLKTDIPELKSTVLKMIADLAQSPDSHDA; encoded by the coding sequence TTGAACGATATCGTTGACCACATCAACAGGATTGAGCCGCATTCAGCGCTGTCCCTTGACGAGCTAAGGGCTTCCCCAAGCGCAAGAGATGCGGTTCTCTACAACCTGATTATCATTGGTGAAGCGGTCAAAGGCCTTCCCAAAGATCTCACAAATGCCTATTCAGATATCGAATGGGCCCAGATTGCTCGCTTTCGCGACCGCGCCGTGCACTACTATCATCGAACAAGCGATGCCCTTGTGCTGGAAACGCTCAAGACAGACATTCCAGAACTGAAGTCAACCGTGCTGAAAATGATCGCTGATCTTGCGCAGTCACCAGACAGCCACGACGCCTGA
- a CDS encoding nucleotidyltransferase domain-containing protein encodes MSDTATRKIPIRDLLHARRDEIQSIAAKFRAENVRVFGSVSRNQDTVGSDVDLLVTFLPGATVYDMMGLEIAIENLLGVHVDIASDDGLEEAARAQILSEAVAL; translated from the coding sequence ATGTCAGACACTGCAACCCGGAAGATACCGATTCGTGACCTGCTTCATGCACGACGGGACGAGATCCAATCAATAGCGGCCAAGTTCCGTGCAGAGAATGTGCGCGTCTTCGGGTCGGTGTCTCGAAATCAAGATACCGTAGGCAGCGATGTCGATTTGCTCGTCACCTTTCTCCCCGGAGCGACGGTCTACGACATGATGGGACTAGAGATCGCGATCGAGAATCTTTTGGGCGTGCATGTCGATATCGCATCCGACGACGGCCTCGAAGAAGCCGCGCGCGCGCAGATTTTGTCGGAGGCTGTTGCGTTGTGA
- a CDS encoding carbohydrate ABC transporter permease — MLTSPRVIHFTQHAIIYGILGFGAFLILFPLAWAATSALKPNTEVFAVPMNWIPENPLWENFILPFQERPFGTYFLNSIIAALASVALTVVISCLAGFSLAKYRYFGRNIAFVAILSTMMLPVQVILVPLYLVVRDLGWLDSYQGLILPQAVNAFSIFLMRQHMKSIPDDYIEAARLDGASELSILLRVVVPMSRASISAVVIFAFLASWDSYVWPLVVVTRDALRTLPLGLSMFFSEYSSQYNQALAAAIIMMVPVLLVFIVLQRQFVEGLTRSGLK; from the coding sequence ATGCTCACGTCACCTCGCGTCATCCACTTCACGCAGCACGCCATCATCTACGGCATACTCGGTTTCGGCGCGTTTCTGATCCTGTTCCCGCTGGCGTGGGCCGCGACATCGGCGCTCAAGCCGAACACCGAGGTCTTCGCCGTGCCGATGAACTGGATCCCCGAGAATCCACTCTGGGAAAACTTCATCCTGCCCTTTCAGGAGAGGCCGTTCGGCACGTACTTCCTCAACAGCATCATCGCCGCGCTGGCGTCGGTGGCGCTCACGGTGGTCATCTCGTGCCTCGCCGGCTTCAGCCTCGCCAAGTACCGCTACTTCGGGCGGAACATCGCGTTCGTCGCCATCCTCAGCACGATGATGCTGCCGGTGCAGGTCATCCTCGTGCCGCTGTATCTGGTGGTGCGCGACCTCGGCTGGCTCGACAGCTATCAGGGGTTGATCTTGCCGCAGGCCGTCAACGCGTTCAGCATCTTCCTGATGCGCCAGCACATGAAAAGCATCCCCGACGATTACATCGAGGCGGCCCGTCTCGACGGGGCCTCGGAGCTGTCAATCCTGCTGCGCGTGGTGGTACCTATGAGCCGCGCGTCGATTTCCGCCGTGGTGATCTTCGCCTTCCTCGCCAGTTGGGACAGCTACGTGTGGCCGCTGGTCGTGGTGACGCGGGACGCGCTGCGCACGCTTCCGTTGGGACTGTCGATGTTCTTCAGCGAGTATTCAAGCCAATACAATCAGGCGCTGGCGGCCGCAATCATCATGATGGTGCCGGTGCTGCTGGTGTTCATCGTGCTGCAGCGCCAGTTCGTCGAGGGACTGACTCGCTCCGGCCTCAAGTAG
- a CDS encoding cystathionine beta-synthase, whose protein sequence is MTLPQPTVRPHTPDVPAEPEIYDNVLGVMGNTPLVRLNRLARGLRCQMVAKVEYFNPGGSVKDRIGVTIIEDAEQKGLLKPGGTVVEATSGNTGVGLAIAATLKGYRCIFVMPDKMSEEKIRVLRAYGARVVVTPTNVEPDDPRSYYSVARQIHEDTPNSILANQYHNPVNPQTHYDTTGPEIWRQTAGKIDVFVCGMGTGGTITGVARYLKQMNPKVQVVGVDPIGSILYDYFYTGKMTEAHVYKTEGIGEDFIPSNYDFTVIDDMVRVSDKETMLMTRRLVREEGIFGGVSSGAVVAGALRYAADRDLGPDKLVVALLPDSGSRYLSKVFDDNWMRENRFLDSEWADVTVASVLSRKPSAELVTAQDSDPVGDVVAKLKRADVSQLPVVGERRQLVGLVTEVGLLNFLLRESSADAARQPIRDAGVIDTQVVTLSPTTPVESVMSVFTSTKIALVTEATGDGDDRKPVGILTQIDMLDLLAGR, encoded by the coding sequence ATGACCCTGCCCCAACCGACAGTACGCCCGCACACTCCGGACGTGCCCGCCGAGCCGGAAATCTATGACAACGTCCTCGGCGTGATGGGCAACACACCGCTCGTCCGTTTGAACCGGCTTGCGCGCGGCCTGCGCTGCCAGATGGTGGCCAAAGTCGAGTACTTCAACCCCGGCGGATCGGTCAAAGACCGCATCGGGGTGACAATTATCGAAGACGCCGAACAGAAGGGACTGCTCAAGCCCGGCGGCACGGTGGTCGAGGCGACCAGCGGCAACACCGGCGTCGGCTTGGCGATTGCCGCGACGCTCAAGGGCTACCGGTGTATCTTCGTCATGCCCGACAAGATGAGCGAGGAGAAGATTCGCGTGCTGCGGGCCTACGGCGCGCGCGTCGTCGTCACACCGACGAACGTCGAGCCGGACGACCCGCGCAGCTACTACAGCGTCGCCCGCCAGATCCACGAGGACACGCCCAACAGCATCCTTGCCAACCAGTATCACAACCCGGTCAATCCCCAGACTCACTATGACACGACCGGCCCCGAGATTTGGCGGCAGACGGCCGGCAAGATCGACGTGTTCGTGTGCGGTATGGGCACGGGCGGCACGATCACCGGTGTAGCGCGCTATCTCAAGCAGATGAACCCGAAGGTGCAGGTCGTCGGCGTCGACCCGATCGGCTCGATCCTGTACGACTACTTCTATACCGGCAAGATGACCGAGGCCCACGTCTACAAAACGGAAGGCATCGGCGAGGACTTCATCCCGTCGAACTACGATTTCACGGTGATCGACGACATGGTGCGGGTCAGCGACAAAGAGACGATGCTGATGACGCGCCGGCTCGTGCGCGAGGAAGGTATCTTCGGCGGCGTGAGCAGCGGCGCCGTGGTGGCCGGGGCGCTGCGCTATGCGGCCGACCGCGACCTTGGGCCGGACAAGCTGGTGGTCGCGCTGCTGCCCGACAGCGGATCCCGTTACCTGTCGAAGGTCTTCGACGACAACTGGATGCGCGAGAATCGCTTCCTCGACAGCGAGTGGGCGGATGTGACGGTTGCCAGCGTCCTGTCGCGCAAGCCCAGCGCCGAGTTGGTCACCGCGCAGGACAGCGACCCGGTCGGCGATGTGGTCGCCAAGCTCAAGCGCGCCGACGTCTCGCAGCTTCCCGTCGTGGGCGAGCGCCGGCAGTTGGTCGGGCTCGTGACCGAGGTCGGCCTGCTCAATTTCCTGCTGCGCGAATCGAGCGCGGACGCGGCCCGTCAGCCGATCCGCGATGCCGGCGTGATCGACACGCAGGTCGTCACGCTTAGTCCGACGACGCCGGTCGAAAGCGTGATGAGCGTGTTCACCTCGACCAAGATCGCGCTGGTGACCGAAGCCACTGGCGACGGCGACGACCGCAAGCCGGTCGGCATCCTGACGCAGATAGACATGCTGGATCTGCTGGCGGGGCGGTAG
- a CDS encoding glycoside hydrolase family 88 protein, protein MTPPHYALAHATGFADLPIPPERRLTRGWAAFPLSHDVPVALLWDNPPAPWPARLRVAVAIDERDARRITVKLVDSGRTLGLLDIRYAHIFQPFELLLSAENAAAAARHGVTLHLDGGSTPLWLLHNPDGNHGLSHALMPHLLGPVDSPASSAFIDRLASLDSLQFFGWQEGCVLVGLRDLAECGLLSTSRADAAIRAHMAMFFDAEGRLDYEDDWSRPRAGDIYGIECTLPFAVMAGVMPDHPAIHSALGFWRSLWEQQGGAIQDPDMLSAEGSYTVAYPLAVIGQQRGEPEWTAMALAQLRLRRALFDGESHALRILPDGSRTFVNWCRGVAWSLLGLTRTLAVLPDPPEDLLRDVQRLGEWALRHRTGALWPTFLGEPDTPVDTSGSAGIAAALAIAARHGWLSGDARAAASETLDALHAYLTPDGFLGGVAQVNKAGEGLQRDPYRVISQFGMGLMAQLMGALAEVPAG, encoded by the coding sequence ATGACGCCGCCACACTACGCACTCGCACACGCTACGGGCTTCGCTGACTTGCCCATCCCGCCCGAGCGGCGGCTGACGCGCGGATGGGCGGCATTTCCGCTGAGCCACGACGTACCCGTAGCACTCCTTTGGGACAACCCGCCTGCACCGTGGCCAGCGCGCTTGCGTGTCGCCGTAGCGATCGACGAGCGCGACGCCCGCCGCATAACGGTGAAGCTAGTCGACTCGGGCCGAACGCTCGGCCTGCTCGACATTCGCTACGCGCACATTTTTCAGCCGTTCGAACTGCTGTTGAGCGCCGAGAACGCCGCCGCTGCCGCACGTCATGGCGTCACGCTGCATCTCGACGGCGGCTCGACGCCGCTATGGCTGCTGCACAACCCGGACGGCAATCACGGCCTAAGTCACGCGTTGATGCCACATCTGCTCGGCCCCGTTGATTCGCCCGCTTCCAGCGCGTTCATCGACCGCCTCGCCTCGCTCGATTCGCTGCAGTTCTTTGGTTGGCAGGAGGGCTGCGTGCTGGTCGGTCTGCGCGATCTGGCCGAGTGCGGCCTGCTGAGCACCAGCCGCGCCGATGCGGCGATCCGTGCGCACATGGCGATGTTCTTCGACGCCGAGGGACGTCTCGACTACGAGGACGACTGGAGCAGGCCGCGCGCCGGCGACATTTACGGCATCGAGTGCACACTGCCGTTCGCCGTCATGGCCGGCGTGATGCCCGATCATCCGGCGATTCACAGCGCACTGGGGTTCTGGCGGTCGCTGTGGGAACAGCAGGGCGGCGCGATCCAAGACCCCGACATGCTCTCGGCCGAAGGCAGCTATACCGTCGCCTATCCGCTGGCGGTCATTGGCCAGCAACGCGGCGAACCGGAGTGGACGGCGATGGCGCTGGCGCAGCTTCGGCTGCGGCGCGCGCTGTTCGACGGCGAGAGTCACGCGCTGCGCATCCTGCCCGACGGCTCGCGTACCTTCGTTAACTGGTGCCGTGGCGTCGCGTGGTCGCTGTTGGGATTGACGCGCACGCTGGCCGTGCTTCCCGACCCGCCCGAAGACCTGCTCCGCGATGTGCAGCGCCTTGGCGAATGGGCGCTGCGGCATCGCACCGGCGCGCTGTGGCCGACATTCCTGGGCGAACCTGACACGCCGGTCGATACGTCCGGCTCGGCCGGAATCGCCGCGGCACTGGCGATTGCCGCACGGCATGGATGGCTTTCTGGAGACGCCCGCGCTGCTGCGTCCGAGACACTCGACGCGCTGCACGCCTATCTGACTCCAGACGGGTTCCTTGGGGGCGTTGCACAGGTCAATAAAGCCGGAGAAGGCCTACAGCGCGATCCGTATCGGGTGATCTCGCAGTTCGGCATGGGCCTGATGGCGCAGCTCATGGGGGCGCTGGCCGAGGTCCCCGCAGGCTAA
- a CDS encoding sugar ABC transporter permease, which produces MAAVESSVHRRAWFEHIPWLTYGRRLGFTGFFFVLPALIYFTLFAFYPMANAVRLSFYNYNLLSPPRWIGFGNYEFLFGSREFVESLGTTIIYAFGISVPIWVLSMILALMLNQNIRLRTFFRTVFFAPIVMPLVVLAIIWSLLYHPFGPINTVLLAPFINQTIPWLNSNQHALLAVIILAVWRATGYYGVIYLAGLQNIPNEYYEAARLDGANNWQLFRFITFPLLRPTTLFVVVVSIINALRHFDVIWIMTGGGPGDATRVLSVLIYETGWIFLRMGRAAAMSVILFLLALSFTVVQMWFFRTQE; this is translated from the coding sequence ATGGCCGCAGTTGAGTCCAGCGTTCACCGGCGCGCATGGTTCGAGCACATTCCGTGGCTGACGTATGGCCGACGGCTCGGGTTCACGGGCTTCTTCTTCGTGCTGCCCGCGCTGATCTACTTCACGCTGTTTGCGTTCTACCCGATGGCCAACGCCGTCCGGCTGAGTTTCTACAATTACAATCTGCTCTCACCCCCGCGGTGGATCGGGTTTGGTAATTACGAATTCCTGTTCGGCTCGCGGGAGTTCGTGGAGTCGCTCGGCACCACCATTATCTACGCCTTCGGCATCAGCGTGCCGATCTGGGTGCTGTCGATGATCCTCGCGCTGATGCTCAACCAGAATATCCGCCTGCGCACGTTTTTCCGCACGGTGTTCTTCGCGCCGATCGTCATGCCGCTGGTGGTGCTGGCGATCATCTGGTCGCTGCTTTATCACCCCTTCGGGCCGATCAACACGGTACTGCTCGCGCCGTTCATCAATCAGACGATCCCGTGGTTGAACTCCAACCAGCACGCCCTGTTGGCGGTCATCATCCTCGCCGTCTGGCGCGCAACCGGCTACTACGGCGTGATCTATCTGGCTGGCCTGCAAAACATCCCGAACGAATACTACGAAGCGGCCCGACTTGACGGCGCCAACAACTGGCAGTTGTTCCGCTTCATCACGTTTCCACTGCTGCGGCCGACAACGCTGTTCGTGGTCGTCGTGTCGATCATCAACGCACTGCGGCACTTCGACGTCATCTGGATCATGACCGGCGGCGGCCCCGGCGACGCGACGCGCGTCCTGTCGGTGCTCATCTACGAGACGGGCTGGATCTTCCTGCGCATGGGACGTGCGGCGGCCATGTCGGTCATCCTGTTCTTGCTCGCGCTGTCGTTCACCGTCGTCCAGATGTGGTTCTTCAGGACGCAGGAGTAG